A stretch of Roseofilum reptotaenium CS-1145 DNA encodes these proteins:
- a CDS encoding Uma2 family endonuclease, with protein MVTLTLDPIIQLTPEQFYQLCQQNPELKLERSATGELDLMPPTGGETGRVNTQFILQLAVWNEQSQLGEVFDSSTGFHLPNGSDRSPDAAWITKERWHNLTPEQREKFLPLCPDFAVEILSPSDRLAKTQAKMQEYLDNVCRLGWLINRKQRQVEIYRPGQPPEVLDAPTSVSGEEVLPGFALDLTAIW; from the coding sequence ATGGTGACTTTAACGCTCGATCCGATTATTCAACTCACCCCTGAGCAATTTTATCAACTCTGCCAACAAAACCCAGAGCTTAAACTCGAACGCAGCGCAACGGGAGAACTGGATCTTATGCCCCCTACAGGTGGTGAAACCGGCCGTGTCAATACTCAATTTATTCTACAACTGGCTGTGTGGAATGAACAAAGCCAACTCGGTGAAGTGTTCGACTCTTCCACTGGGTTTCATTTACCCAATGGCAGCGATCGCTCCCCAGATGCAGCTTGGATTACTAAAGAGCGCTGGCATAATCTTACCCCAGAACAGCGAGAAAAATTTCTCCCCCTCTGTCCCGACTTTGCTGTGGAAATTCTGTCTCCGAGCGATCGCCTAGCCAAAACTCAAGCGAAAATGCAGGAATATCTGGATAATGTTTGTCGTCTCGGTTGGTTGATTAACCGCAAACAGCGCCAAGTCGAAATTTACCGTCCCGGACAACCCCCAGAAGTGTTAGACGCTCCCACCAGTGTATCCGGAGAAGAGGTTTTGCCAGGTTTTGCCTTGGATTTGACTGCGATTTGGTAG
- a CDS encoding tetratricopeptide repeat protein — protein sequence MKKSQRFLSIVGALAFFSSTAFATTRLFRDSQHQNPSPEIPEVNPQEQLMSYERGYLKVLEREPQNQVALEGLVRVRLQMNNLEGLVEPLETLIEINPEDQTYQTLYTQLQEQLNTTQSPQPEEESSAPNSMPSPTQE from the coding sequence ATGAAAAAATCACAACGTTTTCTATCCATTGTTGGCGCACTGGCATTCTTCAGTTCTACTGCCTTTGCGACCACTCGTTTATTTCGAGATTCCCAGCACCAAAATCCCTCTCCAGAAATCCCTGAAGTGAACCCGCAAGAACAACTCATGAGCTATGAAAGAGGATATCTCAAAGTTCTAGAACGAGAACCGCAAAACCAAGTGGCTTTAGAAGGATTAGTCAGGGTTCGACTACAAATGAACAACCTTGAAGGTCTTGTAGAACCTCTCGAAACTCTGATTGAAATCAATCCAGAAGATCAAACCTACCAAACGCTTTATACTCAACTTCAAGAACAATTAAACACGACTCAATCTCCCCAACCGGAAGAAGAATCATCAGCTCCTAATTCTATGCCATCCCCAACACAGGAATAA
- a CDS encoding FkbM family methyltransferase: protein MPESPSTLERLIPPEIKNDELYQAIQILSRKADLKTVLEIGSSSGSGSTEAFVTGLMGNPQTPDLYCMEVSQSRFDALQKRYENHPFVHCYHVSSVALEQFPTEQEIRAFYQTQQTYLNLYPLEQVLEWWKADTEYLKTSGVDTHGIRKIKAENNIDVFDLVLIDGSEFTGTAELEEVYGAKLIVLDDINTFKNYQNYTRLLNDPKYTLLQENKRLRNGYAIFGSVSYIKYRFNNEIKEQNLVNTLVKSGMTVFDVGANLGDYSILLSQLVGESGRVYAFEPTSTVFEKLEDRLNSQDSNNVNAFKKAVFSENKEIEFHEFPEDYSVWNSIGMPQMPNPDNPQENVPIAKTEIVEGITLDAFCETKNIETIDYLKIDVEGAESDALLGARNLLKQKKVRFIQFEISQKMLDGLNRKAGDTFKILIENGYECHQIEKDGRIGGQVIDSHAFYENYIAFPEVPIHFFTIVLNGEPFVKYHIKVLKKLPFKWHWHIIEGVADLKHDTSWSVKLGGKITDEIHDQGLSKDDTSEYLDQLKADYPENITLYRKPEGEFWDGKREMVNAPLANIREECLLWQIDVDEIWTVEQICNARRLFIEQGEKTAAYYWCWYFVGENLVISTRNCYTQNPQQDWLRTWRFKPGYVWAAHEPPILVEPLPDGQFKNIAAINPLTHDATEKEGLVFQHFAYVTPEQLKFKEQYYGYQNAVIEWSALQSEAQFPVYLRDYFSWVGDNTMVDRAESLGIAPLVQKDVTEGNWKFLQPQFSKLSKKAQRKSPTIVIDGVFFQLYNTGIARVWRSLLAEWAKTDFAAHILLLDRHNTAQIPGIKSRTIPRYDYNNTELDKQMLQEVCDIEGADLFISTYYTTPLSTPSVFMAYDMIPEVLGANVNEPMWREKHHAISHADSYISISESTARDLVKFFPEIALDQITVAHCGVSPTFTAATATQINEFKYKYGITKPYFLLVGAGGNYKNSMLFFQAFSTLHSKQGFEMICTGSGVPLGNEYRQYASGSVIHSLILSDKELKVAYSGAVALVYPSLYEGFGMPVAEALACGCPVITCANASLPEVGGDAVIYVDPYNVEGLAEQLCEVQKTKVRRSLIAKGLAQVKQFSWQKMANTMKLAVLRGTLARLNLREINLILFPDWSLPEERIGLALQEVIKGLVSHRDRSKMTLLIDHSNIEAEDADLLLSSVAMNLLMEESVEVDEGPEIVLVGNLSEAQWSVLIPQLQGRIQLEDENQDAMYTVHADQITPIDMSYLFKN from the coding sequence ATGCCAGAATCCCCATCAACTCTAGAAAGACTTATTCCCCCAGAAATTAAGAATGATGAGTTATATCAAGCCATTCAAATCCTTTCTAGAAAAGCAGATCTAAAAACCGTTCTGGAAATTGGCTCCTCTTCCGGTTCTGGCAGCACCGAAGCCTTTGTTACAGGCTTAATGGGTAATCCTCAAACTCCCGATCTGTACTGTATGGAAGTCTCTCAAAGCAGATTTGATGCGTTGCAGAAGCGATATGAAAATCACCCTTTTGTTCATTGCTACCATGTCTCCTCAGTAGCCTTAGAACAATTTCCCACAGAGCAGGAAATTCGAGCATTTTACCAAACCCAACAAACCTATCTTAACCTGTATCCTCTTGAACAAGTATTAGAGTGGTGGAAAGCAGATACTGAATACTTGAAAACATCAGGAGTTGATACCCATGGAATTAGAAAAATAAAAGCAGAAAATAACATAGATGTTTTTGATCTCGTTCTCATTGATGGTTCTGAATTTACAGGGACAGCAGAATTAGAAGAAGTGTATGGAGCCAAGCTAATTGTTCTTGATGATATCAATACCTTTAAGAATTATCAAAATTACACTCGATTGCTGAATGATCCAAAGTATACCTTACTTCAAGAGAATAAAAGACTGCGCAATGGTTACGCTATTTTTGGAAGTGTCAGTTATATCAAGTATCGTTTTAACAATGAAATCAAAGAACAAAATCTAGTCAACACCTTAGTCAAATCAGGGATGACTGTGTTTGATGTAGGCGCGAACCTAGGAGACTATTCGATTCTGTTGAGCCAATTAGTCGGTGAGTCTGGTAGAGTTTATGCGTTTGAACCCACGTCAACAGTTTTTGAAAAACTCGAAGATCGATTAAACAGTCAAGATTCAAACAATGTTAATGCATTTAAAAAAGCAGTTTTTTCAGAAAACAAAGAGATAGAGTTCCATGAATTTCCAGAAGACTATTCTGTGTGGAACAGTATTGGTATGCCACAGATGCCAAATCCAGACAATCCGCAAGAAAATGTTCCAATTGCTAAGACCGAAATTGTAGAAGGAATCACTCTAGATGCTTTTTGTGAGACCAAAAATATTGAAACAATAGATTATTTGAAAATTGATGTAGAAGGAGCTGAGTCTGATGCCCTTTTAGGTGCAAGGAACTTGTTGAAACAAAAGAAGGTGAGATTTATTCAATTTGAGATCTCGCAAAAGATGCTCGACGGATTAAACAGAAAAGCGGGAGATACATTCAAAATCTTAATCGAGAATGGTTATGAATGTCATCAAATTGAGAAGGATGGTAGAATTGGAGGGCAAGTCATAGATTCTCATGCCTTTTATGAGAATTATATTGCATTTCCTGAAGTCCCCATTCATTTCTTTACCATTGTTTTGAATGGAGAGCCTTTTGTTAAATATCACATCAAAGTCCTTAAAAAGCTTCCTTTCAAATGGCATTGGCATATTATTGAAGGAGTGGCAGATCTCAAACATGATACGAGTTGGAGCGTGAAACTTGGTGGAAAGATAACGGATGAGATTCATGACCAAGGTTTGAGTAAAGATGATACATCAGAATACTTAGATCAACTCAAAGCAGACTATCCAGAAAATATAACCCTCTATCGAAAACCAGAAGGTGAATTCTGGGATGGAAAACGAGAAATGGTGAATGCTCCTTTAGCCAACATTAGAGAAGAATGCTTACTTTGGCAGATAGATGTAGATGAAATTTGGACGGTGGAGCAAATTTGCAACGCTAGAAGATTGTTTATTGAACAGGGAGAAAAAACAGCCGCGTATTACTGGTGCTGGTACTTTGTAGGAGAAAATTTGGTCATTAGTACCCGCAATTGCTACACTCAAAATCCCCAACAGGATTGGTTGCGTACCTGGAGGTTTAAGCCGGGATATGTTTGGGCAGCCCATGAACCGCCAATATTAGTTGAACCTTTACCTGATGGACAGTTTAAAAATATAGCTGCTATTAATCCTTTGACTCATGATGCAACAGAAAAAGAAGGTTTGGTTTTTCAACATTTTGCCTATGTGACTCCCGAACAATTAAAATTTAAAGAACAGTATTACGGTTATCAAAATGCAGTAATCGAGTGGAGCGCACTACAGTCAGAAGCCCAGTTCCCAGTTTATCTTCGCGATTATTTTTCATGGGTAGGGGATAACACAATGGTCGATCGCGCTGAGTCATTGGGTATAGCCCCCTTAGTCCAAAAGGATGTAACAGAAGGGAATTGGAAGTTTTTACAGCCCCAGTTCTCAAAATTATCGAAGAAAGCTCAGAGGAAATCGCCGACCATTGTCATTGATGGCGTGTTCTTCCAACTTTATAATACAGGGATTGCTCGCGTGTGGCGATCGCTGTTGGCAGAATGGGCTAAAACTGACTTTGCTGCTCATATCCTATTGCTGGATCGACATAACACGGCACAAATTCCTGGAATTAAGTCTAGAACCATTCCTCGGTATGACTACAACAATACAGAACTTGATAAACAAATGCTCCAGGAGGTTTGCGACATAGAAGGAGCAGATCTATTTATTTCCACTTACTACACTACCCCCCTATCCACCCCTTCTGTCTTCATGGCCTATGACATGATTCCGGAAGTCTTAGGTGCAAATGTTAATGAACCTATGTGGCGTGAAAAACACCATGCCATCAGTCATGCAGATTCCTACATTTCTATTTCTGAAAGCACTGCCCGCGATCTGGTGAAGTTTTTCCCAGAGATCGCCCTCGATCAAATTACCGTAGCTCATTGCGGTGTTTCTCCCACTTTTACGGCAGCCACAGCAACTCAAATCAACGAATTTAAGTACAAGTATGGGATTACTAAGCCTTATTTTCTGCTGGTGGGTGCGGGCGGAAATTACAAAAATTCCATGTTGTTTTTCCAAGCTTTTTCAACACTACACAGCAAACAAGGCTTTGAAATGATCTGTACGGGAAGTGGTGTTCCCCTTGGCAATGAATATAGACAATATGCTTCAGGCAGTGTGATACATTCATTGATTCTCTCTGATAAAGAATTGAAAGTCGCTTATTCTGGGGCTGTGGCTTTGGTGTATCCCTCCCTGTATGAGGGTTTCGGAATGCCGGTGGCAGAAGCCTTAGCTTGTGGTTGTCCTGTAATTACCTGTGCCAATGCGTCTCTTCCAGAAGTTGGGGGAGATGCAGTGATCTATGTTGACCCCTATAATGTTGAGGGTTTAGCTGAGCAACTCTGTGAAGTCCAAAAAACAAAGGTTCGTCGCTCATTGATCGCCAAAGGTTTAGCACAAGTGAAGCAGTTCTCCTGGCAGAAAATGGCCAACACTATGAAGTTAGCAGTGCTGAGAGGAACTTTGGCTCGTTTAAATCTGCGAGAGATTAACTTAATTCTATTTCCAGACTGGTCACTACCTGAAGAAAGGATTGGGTTAGCCTTGCAAGAGGTCATTAAAGGGTTAGTTAGCCATCGCGATCGCTCCAAAATGACTTTATTGATCGATCATAGTAATATAGAAGCCGAAGATGCCGATCTACTATTATCGAGCGTAGCGATGAATTTGCTGATGGAAGAGAGTGTGGAGGTTGATGAAGGGCCAGAAATTGTTTTAGTGGGGAACTTAAGTGAGGCTCAATGGTCAGTATTAATCCCTCAGTTACAGGGGCGAATTCAGTTAGAAGATGAAAATCAAGATGCAATGTACACCGTTCATGCCGATCAAATCACCCCTATAGACATGAGTTATTTATTTAAAAATTGA
- a CDS encoding glycosyltransferase, protein MVASPQISRDRIQPCSAYFYLIEDQFPHLAIGLAEGLKALNIPVYANCNYWLLSTEPGDYLFIHDSQVNPEDCLLVILDKNWVFAQRPFPELICNRYRHHINIYLDDMDGPDASLWPPTIAHFDVILRTHCHHQTQYPSNFIPWAFGLSHRIVTEVQTIPTFDQRQYSLLFNFRVDQKELFTSYPINAVEQGFATTHTHQGERFKVQADYPVRIVTNQQFIPLIEKILPVDQKVDARHNSPSDPYHYLQWKQTGRRHYPQYYQRLKSQVACAAFAGWYIPALKKRSPYIEWWDSWRFWESLAAGCVTFHVDLDRYAVSLPVMPENWTHYIGIDMENMQDTVDRIRSEPTVLEKISQAGRQWVLEHYAPIPTALRFLKLLGFKSTEELLPFELRELNLIAFPDWLQPEAQLVQDLGNLLQRVLNYGDSHRIALLIDINKTTAEEANEILAQITFQLLMLGEIEEMEEDNAPDIIFLESLSTSQWHVLQYQLQARIALENENQDALVNAKLQHLPLF, encoded by the coding sequence ATGGTAGCTTCTCCTCAAATATCACGCGATCGTATCCAGCCTTGTAGTGCTTATTTCTATCTGATAGAAGATCAGTTTCCCCATCTAGCTATTGGGTTAGCTGAAGGGTTGAAAGCCTTAAATATCCCAGTTTATGCAAATTGCAACTATTGGCTCCTTTCTACTGAACCAGGAGATTATTTATTTATTCATGACTCTCAGGTTAACCCTGAAGATTGTTTACTGGTTATTCTCGATAAAAACTGGGTTTTTGCCCAACGTCCCTTTCCAGAATTGATCTGTAACCGATATCGCCACCATATAAACATTTATCTTGATGATATGGATGGGCCTGATGCCTCTCTATGGCCGCCAACAATCGCTCATTTTGATGTTATCTTGAGAACACACTGTCATCATCAGACTCAATATCCCAGTAACTTTATTCCCTGGGCTTTTGGCCTATCCCATCGGATCGTTACAGAAGTGCAAACGATTCCCACTTTTGACCAGCGTCAGTATTCCCTCTTATTTAACTTCCGAGTCGATCAAAAAGAACTGTTTACCAGTTATCCAATAAATGCAGTTGAACAAGGCTTTGCCACAACTCATACTCACCAAGGAGAAAGGTTTAAAGTACAAGCCGATTATCCGGTACGGATTGTCACAAACCAGCAATTTATTCCTCTGATTGAGAAGATTTTACCGGTAGATCAAAAGGTTGATGCTCGTCATAACTCTCCTTCCGACCCCTATCATTACTTACAATGGAAACAAACAGGCCGTCGTCATTATCCCCAATATTATCAGCGCCTTAAATCCCAGGTCGCTTGTGCTGCTTTTGCTGGTTGGTATATCCCTGCCCTGAAGAAGCGATCGCCTTATATTGAATGGTGGGATAGTTGGCGATTCTGGGAATCCCTAGCTGCTGGATGTGTCACCTTTCACGTTGACTTGGATCGATATGCTGTAAGCCTCCCAGTCATGCCAGAAAATTGGACGCACTATATTGGCATTGATATGGAAAATATGCAAGATACCGTAGACCGGATCAGAAGCGAACCCACTGTTCTCGAAAAAATTTCTCAAGCAGGACGACAATGGGTTCTGGAACATTATGCCCCCATTCCTACAGCTCTAAGATTTTTAAAACTTTTGGGATTTAAGAGTACAGAAGAATTACTTCCCTTTGAATTAAGAGAACTCAATCTGATTGCTTTTCCAGATTGGTTACAACCAGAAGCACAGCTTGTGCAGGACTTAGGAAATTTACTCCAACGAGTCTTAAATTATGGAGATAGCCACCGTATTGCTCTGTTAATAGATATTAACAAGACCACAGCAGAAGAAGCCAATGAAATTTTAGCTCAAATCACCTTTCAGCTCTTAATGTTAGGGGAAATTGAAGAGATGGAAGAAGATAACGCACCCGACATTATCTTCCTAGAGTCTTTGAGTACCTCTCAATGGCACGTCTTACAATATCAGCTTCAGGCTCGTATTGCTCTAGAAAACGAAAATCAAGATGCTCTGGTCAATGCTAAACTACAACATCTACCTCTATTCTAA
- a CDS encoding FkbM family methyltransferase: protein MPKFIESLKKSGKLDNIGITIAIVGSRVLEGFDKDYVDQGWGWLGSNLTIYGFDAHRDACETMNQKLQLSNSVHKEKHIPLALWNCVSTETLYLTRYPACSSLYPPNPSFVSRFVGGELSMQVVLEETIETTTLDDFCHAEGISSIDFLQIDTQGAELKILQGSESLLKNLLFLKVEVEFARLYENVPLFSDIDLYLRDKGFSFLDFGKLYRNDRRRGPLHSEQHLGQLVWTDAFYFQDLIQESEASQKNPEKLLKLACVADILEFYDVAMETLEYITWKYGDQPKYNFANNLAEVISEYPKAVEFGINLLPEMQRIQHYLDSKYVKESSLHKPNDLDLNIALRETNWIAFPDWSQPEEMIELALQEVIKGLVSHPDRTKMTLLIDRSNIEAEDADLLLSSMAMKWLMEESVEVDEGPEIILVGDLSEVQWSVLMPQLQGRIKLEDENQDAITLSQVDSIPLIELGDLHVHEPTVG, encoded by the coding sequence ATGCCAAAGTTCATTGAGAGCTTAAAGAAAAGTGGAAAACTCGATAATATTGGTATTACAATAGCTATTGTCGGTTCTAGGGTACTAGAAGGGTTTGACAAAGACTATGTCGATCAAGGTTGGGGTTGGCTTGGCTCAAACCTAACAATATATGGTTTTGATGCCCATCGTGACGCTTGCGAAACCATGAATCAAAAGCTGCAATTATCAAATAGCGTGCACAAAGAAAAACATATTCCTTTAGCTCTTTGGAACTGCGTAAGTACTGAGACTTTGTACCTTACTAGATACCCTGCTTGTAGCTCTCTGTATCCTCCAAACCCGTCATTTGTGTCTCGTTTTGTTGGTGGGGAATTGAGTATGCAAGTGGTATTAGAAGAAACAATAGAGACAACAACTCTAGATGATTTTTGTCATGCAGAAGGAATTAGTAGTATCGATTTCTTACAAATCGATACCCAAGGAGCAGAGCTGAAAATTTTGCAAGGTTCTGAGAGCCTTTTAAAAAATTTACTGTTTCTGAAAGTAGAAGTAGAATTCGCCCGTCTCTATGAAAATGTGCCTCTCTTTAGCGATATAGACTTGTATCTGAGAGATAAAGGCTTTAGCTTTCTTGATTTTGGTAAATTATATCGGAATGACCGTCGTAGAGGCCCTCTACATTCTGAACAGCATCTGGGTCAGTTAGTATGGACAGATGCTTTTTATTTTCAAGATTTGATTCAAGAGTCAGAAGCATCCCAAAAAAATCCAGAAAAGCTCTTAAAGTTAGCATGTGTTGCTGATATTCTAGAGTTTTATGACGTAGCGATGGAAACGTTAGAGTACATCACTTGGAAATATGGAGATCAACCCAAGTATAATTTTGCTAATAACTTAGCTGAAGTCATATCTGAATACCCTAAAGCCGTTGAATTTGGAATTAATCTCTTACCAGAAATGCAAAGAATTCAACACTATCTGGATAGTAAATATGTTAAGGAATCTTCACTGCACAAGCCAAACGATCTGGATTTAAACATAGCACTAAGAGAAACTAACTGGATCGCTTTTCCAGATTGGTCACAACCTGAAGAAATGATTGAGTTGGCATTGCAAGAGGTTATTAAAGGTCTAGTCAGTCATCCTGATCGCACTAAAATGACTTTATTGATTGATCGCAGTAATATAGAAGCCGAAGATGCAGATCTACTCCTATCGAGCATGGCGATGAAGTGGCTGATGGAAGAGAGTGTGGAAGTAGATGAAGGGCCAGAAATTATTTTAGTCGGAGACTTAAGTGAGGTTCAATGGTCAGTTTTAATGCCCCAATTACAAGGGAGAATTAAGCTAGAGGATGAAAATCAAGATGCGATCACCTTATCTCAGGTAGATTCCATTCCTCTTATTGAGCTAGGAGATCTTCATGTTCATGAACCGACAGTGGGCTAA
- a CDS encoding O-linked N-acetylglucosamine transferase, SPINDLY family protein, which translates to MTGISTTELQQQALEYFVTQDYAQAVTLYQNWLDMYPECREGYWYLGLALLLQGQEIEAQVTWMLVIGEATDEEIGLWTQELVSVLETEAERQVKANQPKLTWVIRQHIREIDPTDINNLLNLLQLALELERLTEDELTEIGITDLLSANSEAVEVNLPLLLETLNVFLDKAPLDPLLPKFVEVCVPFISIEDLSAFLKIILSSCIKISRTLFHPEVSITLAKIALKADPEHPEIWRQLSNYYQLNREYEKALEAAEIVHQLAQNSIDKIIANFLKITALMDTGGRWHDALVISDQQAELLLSLDPKEAQNYPLFSSSRLYTSSYFFPYFRDEARANREIHNHLAQFCQSGIEFHEQERVQRYRKGWNAPGSKSKRLRIGYLSHCFMSHSVGWLARWLFQHHDQEQYEIYAYVVNYKSESPDPLQQWYVENVTQARKLGREDLEVADRISEDNIDILVDLDSLTLDLACTVMALKPAPIQVSWLGWDAPGIPTIDYMIADPYVLPENAQDYYCETIWRLPQTYIAVDGFEVEVPTLRREMLDIPNDAVLYFSSQRGFKRHPDNARAQLKIIKEVPNSYFLIKGLGDQDLIKQFFLQLAEEEGVLEEQLRFIRPAPSEAMHRANMSILDVVLDTFPYNGATTTLETLWMGVPIVTQVGKQFAARNSYTMMMNVGVTEGIAWTDEEYIKWGIRFGKEPELRQNVAWKLKESRKTSPLWNSKQFAREMEKAYEQMWQRYVESGD; encoded by the coding sequence ATGACTGGCATTTCTACGACAGAGTTACAACAACAGGCCCTTGAATATTTCGTTACCCAAGACTATGCTCAAGCTGTCACGCTTTACCAAAACTGGCTTGATATGTACCCTGAGTGCAGAGAAGGGTATTGGTACTTGGGATTAGCCTTACTCCTTCAAGGACAGGAAATTGAAGCTCAAGTCACTTGGATGTTAGTTATTGGGGAAGCAACAGACGAGGAAATAGGGCTATGGACTCAAGAATTGGTCAGTGTTTTAGAAACTGAAGCCGAACGTCAAGTTAAGGCAAACCAGCCAAAATTAACATGGGTAATTCGGCAGCACATTCGGGAAATCGATCCAACCGATATTAATAATTTACTTAATCTCCTACAACTGGCTCTAGAACTAGAGAGATTAACAGAGGACGAACTGACTGAAATCGGAATTACTGACTTATTGAGTGCTAACTCAGAAGCAGTAGAGGTGAATCTACCTCTACTGTTAGAAACTTTAAATGTTTTCCTGGATAAAGCCCCCTTAGATCCCCTCCTACCGAAGTTTGTGGAAGTGTGTGTTCCTTTCATTTCTATCGAAGACTTATCCGCATTTCTGAAAATAATTTTATCCTCTTGTATCAAAATCAGTCGCACCCTATTTCATCCAGAAGTATCTATTACATTAGCTAAAATCGCCCTAAAAGCTGATCCAGAGCACCCAGAAATCTGGCGACAACTATCCAATTACTATCAACTTAATCGCGAATATGAGAAAGCCCTAGAAGCGGCAGAAATTGTTCATCAGTTAGCTCAAAATTCCATTGACAAGATTATTGCTAATTTCCTGAAAATTACGGCCTTAATGGATACGGGTGGACGTTGGCATGATGCCTTAGTGATTTCCGATCAACAAGCTGAGTTACTGCTCTCCCTCGATCCCAAGGAAGCCCAAAATTACCCTTTATTCAGTAGTAGTCGTTTGTATACCAGCAGCTATTTTTTCCCTTACTTTCGGGATGAAGCCAGAGCTAATCGAGAGATTCATAATCATTTAGCTCAGTTTTGTCAGTCTGGAATTGAGTTTCACGAGCAAGAGCGAGTGCAACGCTACAGAAAGGGTTGGAATGCTCCGGGTTCAAAATCCAAGCGTTTGAGAATTGGATATCTTTCCCATTGTTTTATGAGTCACTCCGTGGGATGGTTGGCTCGATGGTTATTCCAACATCATGACCAAGAGCAGTATGAAATTTATGCTTATGTTGTCAACTATAAGTCAGAGTCTCCCGACCCGCTACAACAATGGTATGTTGAGAATGTTACTCAAGCTCGTAAACTCGGACGTGAGGATCTTGAGGTTGCCGATCGCATTAGTGAAGATAATATCGATATTCTGGTTGATCTTGATAGTCTCACCCTAGATTTAGCTTGCACGGTTATGGCTCTCAAACCTGCTCCTATTCAAGTCAGTTGGTTAGGATGGGATGCTCCGGGTATTCCGACAATTGACTATATGATTGCCGATCCTTATGTCTTACCTGAAAATGCCCAGGATTACTACTGTGAAACAATTTGGCGATTGCCCCAGACCTATATTGCGGTGGATGGATTTGAGGTTGAAGTCCCTACTCTGCGCCGCGAAATGCTAGATATTCCTAATGATGCGGTTTTGTACTTTAGTTCCCAACGGGGCTTTAAGCGTCACCCAGACAATGCAAGAGCGCAACTGAAGATTATTAAAGAAGTGCCTAACAGTTATTTCCTGATTAAAGGATTGGGCGACCAAGATTTGATTAAGCAGTTTTTTCTGCAACTAGCAGAGGAAGAAGGAGTCTTAGAAGAGCAACTGAGGTTTATCCGTCCTGCACCCTCTGAAGCTATGCACCGTGCCAATATGAGTATTCTTGATGTGGTGTTAGATACTTTTCCTTACAATGGAGCGACGACTACCCTAGAAACGTTATGGATGGGTGTTCCAATCGTGACTCAAGTTGGCAAACAATTTGCGGCTCGCAATAGCTATACCATGATGATGAATGTGGGGGTTACTGAGGGTATAGCTTGGACAGATGAAGAATATATTAAATGGGGAATTCGTTTTGGTAAAGAACCCGAATTACGACAAAACGTGGCATGGAAGTTGAAAGAGTCTCGGAAAACTTCGCCCTTATGGAATAGCAAGCAGTTTGCTCGTGAGATGGAAAAGGCTTATGAGCAAATGTGGCAACGATATGTTGAGTCTGGAGATTGA
- a CDS encoding tetratricopeptide repeat protein translates to MRDPELDGLLSDLQSDSEPVREQAIQELWRRWFNQKGMMGVKRLQQAQRVLDAGHFDRAEELLTEVIHDWPDFAEAWNRRAVLHYMRREYQKAIADCEEVVRLNPIHFGALHGLGLCHAALAEYREAIAAFRQASELVPHAIENQRLILECTARLN, encoded by the coding sequence ATGCGCGATCCAGAATTAGATGGTTTACTATCCGATCTCCAGAGTGATTCCGAACCGGTGCGCGAACAAGCCATTCAGGAACTATGGCGGCGCTGGTTTAACCAAAAAGGAATGATGGGGGTGAAGCGACTGCAACAAGCCCAGAGAGTATTGGATGCTGGTCATTTCGATAGAGCTGAAGAGCTGTTAACAGAAGTGATTCACGATTGGCCAGATTTTGCGGAAGCTTGGAACCGGAGAGCTGTGCTACATTATATGCGCCGGGAGTATCAGAAGGCGATCGCTGATTGTGAAGAAGTCGTGCGCTTAAATCCAATTCACTTTGGGGCACTGCATGGGTTAGGATTATGTCATGCGGCTCTGGCTGAATATCGGGAGGCGATCGCAGCCTTTCGTCAAGCTTCGGAACTTGTTCCCCACGCGATCGAGAATCAGCGCCTGATCCTCGAATGTACCGCCCGCTTAAATTGA